One genomic window of Clostridium taeniosporum includes the following:
- a CDS encoding DUF3791 domain-containing protein: protein MNGIEHDKNLLVIEAIEGFAYNHNLSSSEALDIFNKYDIIKLIRSQYDVLHTQSLEESINFVEDVVRRKGYAN from the coding sequence ATGAACGGTATAGAACATGATAAAAATTTATTAGTAATAGAAGCAATTGAAGGTTTTGCATATAATCATAACCTAAGTAGTAGTGAAGCGTTAGATATATTTAATAAATATGATATTATTAAGTTAATACGTTCTCAATATGATGTTTTGCATACTCAAAGTTTAGAGGAAAGTATAAACTTTGTTGAAGATGTAGTTAGGAGAAAAGGATATGCTAACTAA
- a CDS encoding restriction endonuclease subunit S, translating to MNNELRPYREYKKVDLLWIDKIPKQWKVVGNRTLWAERKTQNCIDEELFSVTIKKGIIKQSDLLKNTSKKDSSNLDKSKYKLVLPRDIAYNKMRMWQGAVGSSKYKGIVSPAYIVLKPISELNPNYYHYLMRTPDYIEESHRYSYGMCDDQLNLRYEDFKQMKIIKPPLDEQDQIVKYLDFQLAKINKFIQSKKKLIEALKEQIECYVFGNEDKTLVDEIKSWDTAFPKEWLFIKSSRLTKEISIKNNVGSELLAVTQDRGVVYKRDCEQNYVSPAGDLSALKLVRNGDFVISLRSFQGGIEFSEIEGIVSPAYNVFCLRKEYSSYEYKMYYKYLFKTKIFISVLNTLVSGIRDGKNINYSDFAKILLPIPPKKTVIKIRKLIEKYERIKNQFENERILLEEFKNSLISDVVTGKVDVRHIKIDNIIEEDIEIDEIEDEEIDTEEVLDSEE from the coding sequence ATGAATAATGAACTTAGACCTTATAGAGAGTATAAGAAAGTTGATTTATTATGGATTGACAAAATACCTAAGCAGTGGAAAGTAGTTGGAAATAGAACACTCTGGGCTGAACGAAAAACTCAAAATTGTATAGATGAAGAATTATTTTCAGTAACAATTAAGAAAGGTATAATTAAACAATCTGATTTACTTAAAAATACATCAAAAAAAGATTCATCTAATTTAGATAAATCAAAGTATAAACTAGTTTTACCAAGAGATATAGCCTATAACAAAATGAGAATGTGGCAAGGTGCAGTGGGTTCCTCAAAATATAAAGGAATTGTAAGTCCAGCATATATTGTTTTAAAACCAATTAGTGAGTTGAATCCTAATTATTATCATTACTTAATGAGAACACCAGATTATATTGAAGAATCTCATAGGTATTCATATGGTATGTGTGATGATCAGTTAAATTTGCGTTATGAAGATTTTAAGCAAATGAAAATAATTAAACCACCATTAGATGAGCAAGACCAAATAGTAAAATATTTAGATTTTCAGCTTGCTAAGATAAATAAGTTTATACAATCAAAGAAAAAGCTTATTGAAGCATTAAAAGAGCAAATTGAATGCTATGTATTTGGGAATGAAGATAAAACTCTTGTAGATGAAATAAAATCATGGGATACTGCTTTTCCAAAAGAGTGGTTATTTATTAAATCAAGTAGACTAACTAAGGAAATAAGTATAAAAAATAATGTTGGAAGTGAACTTTTAGCTGTAACTCAAGATAGAGGGGTAGTATATAAAAGGGACTGTGAACAAAATTATGTATCTCCAGCTGGTGATTTAAGTGCATTAAAATTAGTTAGAAATGGAGATTTTGTAATTAGTTTAAGATCATTTCAAGGTGGAATAGAGTTTTCAGAAATAGAGGGAATCGTATCTCCAGCATATAATGTATTTTGCTTAAGAAAAGAATATTCTTCATATGAGTATAAAATGTATTATAAATATCTATTTAAGACAAAAATATTTATTTCTGTACTAAATACACTTGTTTCAGGAATTAGAGATGGTAAAAACATTAATTATTCAGACTTTGCTAAAATTTTACTTCCAATACCACCTAAAAAAACAGTAATAAAAATACGCAAACTTATAGAAAAATATGAAAGAATTAAAAATCAATTTGAAAATGAACGTATACTTTTAGAGGAATTTAAAAACTCTTTAATTTCAGATGTAGTAACAGGAAAAGTAGATGTTAGGCACATTAAAATTGACAATATAATAGAAGAAGATATAGAAATTGATGAAATAGAAGATGAAGAAATAGATACTGAGGAAGTTTTAGATAGTGAAGAGTAA
- a CDS encoding Na/Pi symporter translates to MGLILFFAGIKLLSSSMKDEYIKKFKGIIDKVIRNEFIGAALGIIASIVFQNSSLVAISAIILVNSELMSLRQAFSIILGVTIALQLNFNISPYLYTFILIILILFMIIKSKNKKSIVSIVLSYVILLIGLLLINFAMQEDLMSSLLMTIIGKSCFCNILIGLCMGTLYWSSSYSVGILIALSATGYIDIKTISQILIGFSVATSIPILLSNIVTSNLNKEAKKTTLLCLFFNTVIVLIQIPLIKATINYVNLISEDIVVQIVRLKSIFGSNIIIEILILISCLMVINWVINKVWKKRVHE, encoded by the coding sequence ATGGGACTAATTTTATTTTTTGCAGGAATAAAATTATTAAGTTCTAGTATGAAAGATGAGTATATAAAAAAGTTCAAAGGAATTATAGATAAAGTAATAAGAAATGAATTTATTGGGGCAGCTTTAGGTATAATAGCATCTATAGTTTTTCAAAATAGTAGTTTAGTTGCAATTTCAGCAATAATATTAGTTAATTCTGAACTAATGAGTTTAAGACAAGCCTTTAGTATTATTCTTGGGGTAACAATAGCATTACAATTGAACTTTAATATTAGTCCATATTTATATACATTTATATTAATAATTCTAATATTATTTATGATTATTAAAAGTAAAAATAAAAAGAGCATAGTAAGTATAGTGCTAAGCTATGTGATTCTTTTAATTGGGCTATTGTTAATTAATTTTGCTATGCAAGAAGATTTGATGAGTAGTTTGTTGATGACTATCATTGGAAAAAGTTGTTTTTGTAATATATTAATTGGTTTATGTATGGGTACATTGTATTGGAGCTCATCTTACAGCGTAGGAATATTAATAGCTTTAAGTGCAACAGGATATATTGATATCAAGACTATATCCCAAATTTTAATAGGGTTTAGTGTTGCCACATCTATTCCAATTTTATTATCAAACATAGTTACTAGTAATTTAAATAAAGAAGCGAAGAAAACAACATTATTATGTTTGTTTTTTAATACAGTGATAGTATTGATTCAAATTCCATTAATCAAAGCAACAATTAATTATGTTAATTTAATTAGTGAAGATATAGTAGTACAAATTGTAAGATTGAAATCAATATTTGGTAGTAATATTATAATTGAAATATTAATATTGATAAGCTGTTTAATGGTTATTAATTGGGTAATTAATAAAGTTTGGAAAAAGAGAGTACATGAGTAA
- the tnpC gene encoding IS66 family transposase — MEREIELKDSEIQNLKTELAFLKGQILNKNRKIFGKSSEQVDSNQMSLFDDAENNCDFKMAEPTMEEIAYTRTKSSKHIGKKDNLANLERIIVEHKLEENEAICSKCNNSLVVIGRKSKEVLKYIPAKLYIEEHITYSYACKSCEAEAGVANIISTKLPNTIFYKSMASNELVAHVINMKYQHAMPLYRLETYFKMLGANLSRQTLSNWIMNSATELQVVYDIMKEQLLKKNYIQADETTVQVINDSGKDSKSKKYMWLYKSGALKDPIILYDYQNTRSSSCPKEFLKGFSGYLQTDGYTGYNRVENVKRLYCLAHIRRKYHEIIVNLDEEALKKSRAIIGFNYCEKLYKIEKDLRETYSKDEDYYKKRYKIRLKKSAPILNEFQEYVEREIKNALPKSPLGKALDYTRKLLSDMKTLLEDGSLEIDNNGAERAIKPFVIGRKNWLFSNTAKGAKSSALIYSIIETAKANGLIVEKYLVYLFDMLANTESKEKETLNNYMPWSKALPDVLRIKVGK, encoded by the coding sequence ATGGAAAGAGAAATTGAGTTAAAAGATTCAGAAATTCAAAATCTTAAAACTGAATTAGCATTTTTGAAAGGTCAAATTCTTAATAAAAATAGAAAGATATTTGGAAAATCTAGTGAACAGGTAGATTCTAATCAAATGTCTCTTTTTGACGATGCTGAAAATAACTGTGACTTTAAAATGGCTGAGCCAACAATGGAGGAAATTGCTTATACAAGAACTAAGTCATCTAAACACATTGGCAAGAAAGATAATTTAGCAAATTTAGAAAGAATCATTGTTGAACATAAGCTTGAAGAAAATGAAGCAATATGCAGCAAATGTAATAATTCTTTAGTTGTTATTGGACGTAAATCAAAGGAAGTATTAAAATACATACCAGCAAAACTTTATATAGAAGAACATATTACATATAGTTATGCTTGCAAATCTTGCGAAGCGGAAGCAGGTGTTGCAAACATAATTTCAACAAAATTACCTAATACTATATTTTATAAAAGTATGGCATCAAATGAATTAGTAGCTCATGTCATAAATATGAAGTATCAGCATGCAATGCCTTTATATAGATTAGAAACCTACTTTAAGATGCTAGGTGCAAATCTTTCAAGACAAACATTATCTAATTGGATAATGAATAGTGCTACTGAACTTCAAGTTGTATATGATATTATGAAAGAACAACTTTTAAAGAAAAATTATATACAAGCTGATGAGACTACCGTTCAGGTTATTAATGATAGCGGTAAGGATTCAAAGTCCAAGAAATATATGTGGTTATATAAATCTGGAGCTTTAAAAGATCCAATTATTTTATATGACTATCAGAATACAAGATCTAGCTCTTGTCCTAAAGAATTTTTGAAAGGATTTTCAGGATATCTTCAAACAGATGGGTATACCGGATATAATAGAGTCGAAAATGTGAAACGATTATATTGCCTAGCTCATATCCGAAGAAAATATCATGAAATAATAGTAAACTTAGATGAAGAAGCCCTAAAAAAATCACGTGCTATAATAGGGTTTAATTATTGTGAAAAACTTTATAAAATAGAAAAAGACTTAAGGGAAACTTATAGCAAGGACGAAGATTACTATAAAAAACGATATAAAATAAGGCTTAAAAAGTCAGCGCCAATTCTTAATGAATTTCAAGAATATGTGGAGAGAGAAATAAAAAATGCTCTTCCAAAAAGTCCGTTAGGTAAAGCTCTTGACTATACTAGAAAGCTTCTATCTGATATGAAAACACTTTTAGAAGACGGATCTTTAGAAATAGATAATAATGGAGCTGAAAGAGCAATAAAACCATTTGTTATTGGTAGAAAAAACTGGCTTTTCTCAAATACAGCAAAAGGTGCAAAATCAAGTGCTTTAATTTATAGCATAATTGAAACCGCTAAAGCCAACGGTTTAATAGTAGAAAAATATTTAGTATATTTATTTGATATGTTAGCTAATACAGAGTCTAAAGAAAAAGAAACTTTAAATAATTATATGCCTTGGTCAAAGGCTCTTCCCGACGTGTTGCGCATTAAGGTTGGTAAATAA
- a CDS encoding CPCC family cysteine-rich protein yields MKCPVCGNEVEIFDICDNCNWQNNGPKESENDLKGPNSMTLKQAREIYKKSKNI; encoded by the coding sequence ATGAAATGTCCAGTGTGCGGAAATGAAGTTGAGATATTTGATATTTGTGATAATTGTAACTGGCAAAATAATGGACCTAAGGAAAGTGAAAATGATTTAAAAGGGCCTAATAGTATGACATTAAAACAAGCAAGAGAAATTTATAAAAAATCAAAAAATATATGA
- the tnpB gene encoding IS66 family insertion sequence element accessory protein TnpB (TnpB, as the term is used for proteins encoded by IS66 family insertion elements, is considered an accessory protein, since TnpC, encoded by a neighboring gene, is a DDE family transposase.), producing the protein MLNIDKVDTVYLACGITDLRKSIDGLVMIVQTQLKLDPFEKALFVFCNRSMNRLKILHFDEGFWLYYHRLENNRLKWPMTKEEAMKVNKEELSWLLKGYEVRTTSKFKPIKEKNCY; encoded by the coding sequence ATGCTTAATATAGATAAAGTAGATACTGTATATTTAGCTTGTGGTATAACAGATTTACGAAAAAGTATAGATGGTTTAGTTATGATCGTTCAAACACAGTTAAAGTTAGATCCCTTTGAAAAAGCTCTATTTGTCTTCTGTAACAGGTCGATGAATAGATTAAAAATATTACATTTTGATGAAGGTTTTTGGCTATATTATCATAGACTTGAAAATAATAGGTTGAAATGGCCTATGACTAAAGAAGAAGCAATGAAAGTAAATAAAGAAGAATTAAGTTGGCTACTTAAAGGATATGAAGTTAGAACTACATCAAAATTTAAGCCTATAAAAGAAAAAAATTGTTACTAA
- a CDS encoding N-acetylmuramoyl-L-alanine amidase, producing the protein MEKLNTLAIDIGHNVNFDTGAVGVRTENELNMEVGKALIDKFKNTSINVINCTPYNAVSLHDSLNQRVVAANKGKADFFLSIHHNSCPGGRGVEGLCLTGGIAEKVGISILKEVERLGLYNRGVKNRRDLFVINQTIMPALLIECAFCDSASDMNGYKPERVAGAIFNGICNIFDSEKDLSGSFNENQVYYNVVKGDTLYKIAQKFNTTVESLVELNEIKDKNLIYVGQDLRIK; encoded by the coding sequence ATGGAAAAATTAAATACTTTAGCTATTGATATTGGTCATAATGTTAATTTTGATACTGGAGCTGTTGGAGTTAGAACAGAAAATGAACTTAATATGGAGGTTGGAAAGGCATTAATTGATAAATTTAAGAATACTTCTATTAATGTTATTAACTGTACTCCATATAATGCAGTAAGTTTACATGATTCATTAAACCAAAGGGTAGTTGCAGCAAATAAAGGAAAGGCAGATTTCTTTTTATCAATTCATCATAATTCATGTCCAGGAGGAAGAGGGGTAGAAGGGTTATGCCTTACTGGAGGAATAGCTGAAAAGGTAGGCATATCAATATTAAAAGAGGTTGAAAGGTTAGGATTATATAATAGAGGGGTTAAAAATAGAAGAGATTTATTTGTGATTAATCAAACTATAATGCCAGCATTACTAATAGAATGTGCTTTTTGTGATAGTGCAAGTGATATGAATGGTTATAAGCCAGAAAGAGTTGCAGGAGCTATTTTTAATGGTATATGCAATATATTTGATAGTGAGAAAGATTTATCAGGTTCATTTAATGAAAATCAAGTTTATTATAATGTAGTTAAAGGAGATACATTATATAAAATTGCTCAAAAGTTTAATACTACAGTTGAAAGTTTAGTAGAACTTAATGAAATTAAAGACAAAAATTTGATTTATGTTGGACAGGATCTTAGAATAAAATAA
- a CDS encoding DUF3990 domain-containing protein, whose protein sequence is MLTNNELVLFHGTNTVFDKIDLKRSKDKRDFGKGFYTTTLEAQSKSWAQNMFIRYGGSGIYVMKFKLKDISDLKVKEFKGLDEEWLNMIKNNRLNGGIQHDYDVVIGPVADDNTMRTVALYVEGIYNESMAIEQLKFSKLNNQVSLHTVRALSKLEFLGRDEYDKQIFI, encoded by the coding sequence ATGCTAACTAATAATGAATTAGTATTATTTCATGGAACTAATACAGTATTTGATAAAATAGATTTAAAAAGGTCTAAAGATAAAAGGGATTTTGGAAAGGGTTTCTATACTACTACATTAGAAGCACAATCTAAAAGTTGGGCACAAAATATGTTTATTAGATATGGTGGAAGTGGCATTTATGTAATGAAATTTAAGCTTAAAGACATATCTGATTTAAAGGTAAAAGAGTTCAAAGGCTTAGATGAAGAATGGCTTAACATGATAAAAAATAATAGACTTAATGGAGGAATTCAACATGATTATGATGTTGTTATTGGACCAGTAGCCGATGACAATACAATGAGAACAGTAGCATTATATGTTGAAGGAATTTATAATGAAAGTATGGCTATAGAACAATTGAAATTTTCAAAGTTAAATAATCAAGTATCACTTCATACAGTAAGAGCATTGAGTAAATTAGAATTTTTGGGGAGAGATGAATATGACAAACAAATATTCATATAA
- a CDS encoding type I restriction endonuclease subunit R — MPTNTKEVGLESLIVDYLVNNNGYKQGQNSDYNKEYAIDETRLFRFLQDTQPEKLETLGVFNSDINRVKFLNRLQGEIAKNGIIYVLRNGVKVYPVTLDLYYGMPSEQNPAAKALYDKNIFSVTRQLMYSRDNTKLALDFAVFINGLPIITCELKNRLTKQNVEDAVYQYKTDRDPRELLFNFGRCMVHFAVDDNEIRMCTKLNGKESWFLPFNKGYKDGAGNPPNPDGIKTDYFWKQILTKHELSNIIENYAQIVTEVDEETKKKSRKQIFPRFHQLCAVKSILKHVKDNGVGQKYLIQHSAGSGKSNSIAWLAHQLVSIEEDGKSLFNSIIVVTDRVNLDKQIKNTIKSFMQVANTVGHADSSGDLKTLLEHGKKIIITTVHKFGYIFNEIENEQRKNNFAIIIDEAHSSQSGDMSAKMNMALSENYNKDDEESTEDKILKILEGRKMLTNASYFAFTATPKNKTLEMFGVPYPSEGKVKHRPFHVYTMKQAIEEGFIVDVLRNYTPINSYYKIAKVVEDDPLFDKKKSQKKLRKYVESNETAIEIKSEIMIDHFHDQVIAKGKVGGKARAMVVTSSIERAIEYYYSITEYLKKRKSPYKAIVAFSGEYEFGGKKLTESIINEFPSSEIEKKLKKDPYRILVVANKFQTGYDEPLLHTMYVDKVLTDIKAVQTLSRLNRSHPQKHDTFILDFANDVDTIKEAFSKYYQTTILSEETDPDKLNDLESDIINHHVFTDYHVESLVELYLNGAERDKLDPILDICAQNYKEDLDEDAQIDFKSKAKAFVRTYGFLASILPYGNVEWEKLSIFLNMLLPKLPAPKEEDLSKGILESIDLDSYRAEVQSTMSIILEENAEYEIAPVPTSAVGGKGEAELDLLSNILANFHDLFGNIPWNDEDQVKKHIANIPEIVAKDKGYQNAMKNSDKQNAKIESDKALNKTIINLMADNMEVFKQFNDNDSFKKWLSDMVFNLTYNKNGNVYSGQPKI, encoded by the coding sequence ATGCCAACTAATACTAAAGAAGTAGGATTAGAAAGTCTTATAGTAGATTATCTTGTTAATAATAATGGTTATAAGCAAGGTCAAAATAGTGATTATAACAAAGAGTATGCGATTGATGAAACTAGATTGTTTAGATTTTTACAGGATACACAACCAGAAAAGCTTGAAACACTTGGGGTTTTCAATAGTGATATAAACAGAGTTAAATTTTTGAATAGATTACAAGGTGAGATTGCAAAGAATGGAATTATTTATGTACTTAGAAATGGTGTAAAAGTATATCCAGTAACGTTAGATTTGTATTATGGTATGCCATCTGAGCAAAATCCAGCAGCAAAGGCACTTTATGATAAAAATATTTTTAGTGTAACAAGGCAGTTAATGTATTCACGAGATAATACAAAGCTTGCTCTTGACTTTGCAGTATTTATAAATGGCCTTCCTATAATTACATGTGAGCTTAAAAATAGGCTAACAAAGCAAAATGTTGAGGATGCTGTTTATCAATATAAAACAGATAGAGATCCAAGAGAATTATTATTTAATTTTGGTAGATGTATGGTCCATTTTGCAGTTGATGATAATGAAATTAGAATGTGTACTAAACTGAATGGTAAGGAGTCTTGGTTCTTACCATTCAATAAGGGATATAAAGATGGAGCAGGAAACCCTCCAAACCCTGATGGAATAAAGACAGATTATTTTTGGAAACAAATTTTAACCAAACATGAATTATCAAATATTATAGAAAACTATGCTCAAATAGTTACTGAAGTAGATGAAGAAACTAAGAAGAAAAGTAGAAAACAAATATTTCCAAGATTTCATCAATTATGTGCAGTTAAGTCAATTCTAAAGCATGTAAAAGATAATGGAGTAGGGCAAAAATATTTAATTCAACATAGTGCAGGTAGTGGTAAGTCAAACTCTATAGCTTGGCTTGCACATCAGCTTGTATCTATTGAAGAGGATGGTAAAAGCTTATTTAATTCTATAATTGTTGTAACTGATAGAGTTAATTTAGATAAGCAAATTAAAAATACAATAAAAAGCTTTATGCAAGTTGCAAATACTGTAGGTCATGCAGATAGTTCTGGAGATTTAAAAACACTTTTAGAACATGGCAAAAAGATAATTATTACTACTGTACACAAGTTTGGATATATTTTTAATGAAATTGAAAATGAACAAAGAAAAAATAATTTTGCAATTATAATTGATGAAGCTCATTCAAGCCAAAGTGGAGATATGTCAGCTAAAATGAATATGGCTTTATCTGAAAATTATAATAAAGATGATGAAGAGAGCACTGAAGATAAGATCCTTAAAATATTAGAAGGAAGAAAAATGCTTACTAATGCAAGTTATTTTGCTTTTACAGCTACTCCTAAGAATAAAACATTAGAGATGTTTGGAGTTCCATATCCTTCAGAAGGAAAAGTAAAACATAGACCATTCCATGTATATACTATGAAGCAAGCTATTGAAGAAGGATTTATTGTTGATGTACTTAGAAATTATACACCAATAAATAGTTATTATAAGATTGCAAAAGTAGTGGAGGATGATCCTTTATTTGATAAGAAAAAATCACAGAAAAAATTAAGAAAATATGTAGAATCTAATGAAACCGCTATTGAAATAAAATCTGAAATTATGATTGACCATTTTCATGATCAAGTAATAGCAAAAGGAAAAGTAGGTGGGAAGGCTCGTGCTATGGTAGTTACAAGCAGTATAGAAAGAGCTATTGAGTACTATTATTCCATAACAGAATATCTAAAAAAGAGAAAAAGCCCATATAAAGCTATTGTTGCTTTTTCAGGTGAATATGAATTTGGTGGTAAAAAATTAACTGAAAGTATTATCAATGAATTTCCAAGTAGTGAAATTGAGAAGAAGTTAAAGAAAGATCCATATAGAATTTTAGTTGTTGCTAATAAATTTCAAACTGGTTATGATGAACCATTACTTCACACTATGTATGTAGATAAAGTATTAACTGACATTAAGGCTGTACAAACTTTATCAAGATTAAATAGATCTCATCCACAAAAACATGATACATTTATTTTAGATTTTGCTAATGATGTAGATACAATTAAAGAAGCTTTTTCTAAGTATTATCAAACAACAATTTTATCAGAAGAAACAGATCCAGATAAACTTAATGACTTAGAAAGTGATATTATTAATCATCATGTATTTACAGATTATCATGTAGAATCATTGGTAGAACTTTATTTAAATGGGGCAGAAAGAGATAAGCTTGATCCTATTCTTGATATATGTGCTCAAAACTATAAAGAAGATTTAGACGAAGATGCACAAATTGATTTTAAGAGTAAGGCTAAAGCATTTGTGAGAACCTATGGATTTTTAGCTTCAATTTTACCTTATGGAAATGTTGAATGGGAAAAGCTATCTATATTTTTAAATATGCTTTTACCTAAATTGCCTGCACCAAAAGAAGAAGATTTATCAAAAGGAATCTTAGAATCAATAGATTTAGATAGCTATAGGGCAGAAGTTCAATCAACAATGTCCATTATATTAGAGGAAAATGCAGAATATGAAATTGCGCCAGTTCCAACTTCAGCTGTAGGAGGAAAAGGTGAAGCAGAGCTTGATTTATTAAGCAATATATTAGCAAATTTCCATGATTTATTTGGAAATATCCCTTGGAATGATGAAGATCAAGTTAAAAAACATATTGCAAATATACCTGAGATTGTAGCAAAAGATAAAGGATATCAAAATGCAATGAAAAATTCTGATAAACAAAATGCTAAGATTGAGAGTGATAAAGCTTTAAATAAAACTATAATAAATTTAATGGCAGATAATATGGAAGTTTTTAAACAATTTAATGATAATGACTCTTTCAAAAAGTGGTTATCAGACATGGTGTTTAATCTTACTTATAATAAAAATGGAAATGTTTATTCAGGACAACCTAAAATATAA
- the tnpA gene encoding IS66 family insertion sequence element accessory protein TnpA has translation MVKKGTDVKWRELVEKFSSYEGTLDSFCKENSISRSQFYYYRKKFEKENNTTFQAIALENNNTNILTVTNNIKSATEIKIEIGKAKIFIPANEIALLSNILREFSKTCLI, from the coding sequence ATGGTTAAAAAAGGAACAGATGTGAAATGGAGAGAACTTGTAGAGAAGTTTTCTTCTTACGAAGGGACGTTAGATAGTTTCTGTAAAGAAAATAGTATTAGTAGAAGTCAGTTTTACTATTACAGAAAGAAATTTGAGAAAGAGAATAATACGACATTTCAAGCTATAGCTTTAGAAAACAATAATACAAATATATTAACAGTAACTAATAATATTAAATCAGCTACTGAGATTAAGATAGAAATTGGCAAAGCTAAAATATTTATACCGGCTAATGAAATAGCTTTGTTATCAAATATACTTAGGGAATTTAGTAAAACATGCTTAATATAG
- a CDS encoding restriction endonuclease produces the protein MAYLLGVICFSCLLGYLCTKEDAPEKINPLTNKEKALIKSRIKDLSGREFEIFSSEVYKLLGYKVILTNATNDRGRDIVINKNGEKIFVECKNHTKHNSIGRPEAQKLCGAMVANNVSKGVILSVNGVNKNCNDYCKSIRGKTVKIDSIECINITEFLELCSELDSKKVFRVLGIINNKTDKCEEA, from the coding sequence ATGGCATATTTATTAGGAGTAATATGTTTTTCGTGTTTATTAGGTTATTTATGTACTAAAGAGGATGCACCAGAAAAGATTAATCCATTAACAAATAAAGAAAAAGCTTTAATAAAAAGTAGAATAAAAGATTTGTCAGGAAGAGAATTTGAAATATTTAGTAGTGAAGTATATAAATTATTAGGATATAAAGTTATTTTAACTAATGCAACAAATGATAGAGGACGGGATATAGTCATAAATAAGAATGGTGAGAAAATATTTGTAGAATGTAAAAATCATACTAAACATAACTCTATAGGAAGACCAGAGGCACAAAAACTATGTGGAGCAATGGTTGCTAATAATGTTTCTAAAGGAGTAATTTTATCAGTAAATGGTGTTAATAAAAATTGTAATGATTATTGTAAATCTATTAGAGGGAAAACAGTTAAAATAGATTCAATTGAATGTATAAATATTACAGAATTTTTAGAATTATGTTCAGAACTTGATAGTAAGAAAGTATTTAGAGTACTTGGTATAATAAATAATAAAACTGATAAATGTGAAGAAGCTTAG